CGGACCAAACGAGGTGCAAGTTCAAATTAACGCCTTATACGAGAATGGGGTTCGGGAATATCTCCTATGGAATGCTGTTGGAGAATATACCGAAGGTGTTGATTACAGTCCAGATATTGAACCCATTACAGAGGAAGAGCGCCAGGCTCAACAAGCAGAAACAGAGTCCGCAAATATTGAGTCACTTGCCCAATATGAACTCGAATCTTCCGAATAAGCTGATCCCAATGCCCAACCTGCTTATTAATAGACAAAACAAGCCATCCTATGAAAGGATGGCTTGTTTTTGTGCCTTTATAAGCGAATGGTTTCAACCGGAATTTGTTCTTTAAAATCTAGAAACACTAAATAGCTTTCACTTACCTCTTTTTGCTTGGCTGATTCTAAGGCAGCTTGATACAAGCTCAACTGAAAGCGGTACTGTTCCGTTAAAATCTCAAGCTGCTCAGAACGGGTAGACCTTGCTCCTGATCGAAAGCGGTTCGTCTTATAGTCTAAGAGCAGAAGCGTCCCATCCTCTTTCTCAAAGTACATATCGATGACCCCATGCACCAGGAGCTGATTATCTTTCAGCGCCTCCACTTGCTCAGGCAAGACTGCCCGCTCAAACATCTTAGCAGCCGGCAACAAGTACGAGAAGGCCTTCTCCCGATGCAAATGCTGATGGCGATTAATCACTACCTGGCCTAAGTTCGACTCTAAGAAGGCAACAATCGACTCAAGGTTCAGAACTGCCCCTTCTTGGGCCGTAAGATGCCCTTCTGCTTGCATCCGTTCGTTTGCTTCTTGAAGTATCGCTAAATAATCTTGGGGAGATACTCCTTTAAATAGGCCGAAATCTAAGGCTTGCATAAAGAAATGGTGGATGGTACCAATTTCAGCTGCATTCAGCTGGACTTTCGCTTCCTGCATAAATTTCGGTGGTTGGAAGGTATCGCCTGTATAGCGAATACTTTGAATGCTCGCGTCTGCTTCACTGACTTCCTGGGCTGCTGTCTGGCTAGGCCGACGATCCGTGTAGTAATCCAATTTCTCAATACGCGGTTCTTCATACATCCGTTTCAACTCGGATACCGACTGATAACTCGAGGTCCGGCTGGCAAGTTCATAAGGATAGGCCTGCTGCCAGCGGTAGGCTAAGTTTTGCACCTCAGCCGTCTGGTCGACCTCTTGGCGGAGGAGTTGCTGCTTAAACTGAGCCTGCCAAGCCTGGCGACGCTCCGTTTGACTGCCATCTATAATCGGTAGATTAGCTTCAAGTATCGCAGTGTCAACGAAGGTTATCGCCAATTCCTCTTGCTTGAAATCAGCATGAGATTTAGGATGAGCGTCATTTGCTAAAGCCATTGCACCTTGCAGCCAATCCAACCAACTCATACCTTTCTGACGTTCAGTCAAGGGGATAAGTAAGTCATCGCCTTCATACATTTGCTGGATTCTTCCTTGTTCTTCTTCCCAGTTTGTTTGATTTTTGATCGTTCCGACCATGAAGAGAATCTGCTCACAGCGCGTTAAGGCAACATACAATTTACGCATCTCTTCCGCCTTAGCCTTATCCAACTCCACTTGCTTAATCGCCTGATGCGTCAAGGAATCAAAGCGCAAATACCGCCTAGCATCATAATAGCTTGTGCCCAGACCGTAGTCTTTCGATGCGATGTAGCGTTTTTGGTTAATATCCTGCAGATTGAATTGCTTGCCCATATTCATGAGAAAGACAACTGGAAACTCGAGACCCTTACTTGCATGCACCGTCATCAAGCGCACCGCACTATTATCCTCTTCCAAGAGCACCGGTTCAGCTAAGTCTTTGGACTGCTCCATGACTTCTTCAATGTAGTGAATAAAGCCTTGCAGGCCACTGAAGCGACTCAACGTGAAGGTCTTAGCTCGCTCATAGAAGGCGTGTAAATTCGCCTGCCGCTGGGTCCCATTACTCAAACCCGCCACATAATTCAAGAAATCCGTCTCTTCATAAATCGTCCAAATTAACTCCACCAACGGCCGTTCCTTGGCTAAAGCTCGCCAGTGATTTAATTGCTCGTGGAAGGTCTTTAATTTATCTTGAATCGCCTGGTAATCCGCCCGCTCATGCGTCGCTTGCATAAACTGAATGCTCGCCTCATAGAAAAGCCCGTCCTTATGAAAGATACGAATTTGACTCAAAGCCTCATCCGTTAATCCGACAAAATACGAGCGTAATATAGCGACATATGGAATATCTTGCATCGGATTATCAATAATCTTCAATAAGGCTAGCAGCAATTGAATCTCATGACGTTGGAAGTAATTTTCGATTTTCTGAGACAGAATTGGAATTTGATATTGTTCAAAAACCCGCTGCACCGTCAGAAAGGGCGACCGTGTCGAAGATAAGATAACAATATCTTTATATTCTATCGTCCGATAAAGATCCTTAGCCTTATCATAGACCTCCATCCCTTCAGCAATGCAGGCTTGAATTTTCTGGGCAATAATATGCGCTTCCTTCTCCAAAGAATCATCAAAAGGCTCCAAAGCACCCGTCTCATCATTTGCCAAATCTTCTTTCTGTCCCAAGAGCAATTGAACCGCTACTTGTGAATCCCCTTCTCTCGGCCCAATGCCAAAGTTACCAGTCTTCAAGCTTTCCAATTCGCCATAGGGCATCTCCCCGAATCTAGCGTCCATCAAGCGTTCGAACAAATAGTTCGTAAATTGTAAAATGGCATGGCGGGAGCGGTAGTTCTGATCTAAATTAATCAATTGACCGCCATCCCCCTGCTGGTAGGCTTGATAGCGTTCCAGAAATAAACTTGGCTCGGCCATGCGGAAGCGATAAATAGACTGTTTCACATCACCGACCATGAAAAGATTGCCGGAGCCAGCCGCATATTCTTGAGAAAGCCAATTCAATATTTCCCCTTGTATTTCATTAATATCTTGATACTCATCCACTAAGACCTCTTGGAAAAGATCTTGATAGTAACGGGCTGCTTGACTGGCCTCACGTCGCTTCGTTTCAGGATTATAAGGAGCTAGAATATCTAAGGTCAAGTGCTCTAAATCATTATAATCAATTTGCCCTTGTGCTTGCTTATAGTCTCGAAGGGCTTCGCTAAAGGCTGCTACCAGCAGCTTGACATCTTCTAACTGTTCACTCAGCTTCGCTTCAATGACTGCAACACTTTCCCCGTCATAGGTGAAGTGCTTTTGAAAGAAACCATCTACTAATTCCTTCAACAAATCCCGATAGGTCTTTGCTACTTTTACCCATTCATAGTCCTCCGAATTCTTGCGATTACGAGGCCAGTTGCTAAATTTAATTTCCCTTGCCTGCTTTAATAATCCAGTTAAATCATTGGCCTTGTTTAAATGGTCGATATGTTCCAATAAGCCTTGATCACTTGCCAAGACGTCATGGTATCGCTCAATGGTTTCTTGGGAAGTTTGCTCAATAATGTTAGCTGTTTGCTCACAAAGACGCTGGGCGCTTGCCAACATCGTCGCTAAAGGCTGGCGAATACTTCGTTCATATAAGTCGCTGTCTTGGAAGTGAGCGAAATTTTTCTGGATGTGATTTAAATTAGCTAGCCATACTGCTGGTTCAGGTGTCGCTTGGGCAAATTGGTATAAAGCAAGCACCATGTCGTATAAAGTTTGATCATTTCGCACATCCCCATAAGAACGCAGTAAATCCATATAGGCCGCTCGTGAAAGCATCGGGTGCTCATCGCTAGCAATCTTCTCTGTCAAGTCTGCCCAAACTTCTTGGTACATGAGGGTCTTTTGCGTTTCATCACTGACTAATTGCAAACTCGGATCCAAATCAATTAAATAGAAATAACGCTGAATAACTTGCAGGCAGAAACTATGCAAGGTTCGTATGTGCGCTTCCGGCAAAGCATCTAATTGCTGAACATAATGACGTCTTTCTTCCGCGTCTCCTGCTTGATTCACGGCCTGCTTTAAGCGGGTTTCCATCCGCTCCTTCATTTCATTGGCCGCCAGTTCCGTAAAGGTGACCACTAATAATTCATTGACATTAGCATAACCCTTGCGAATATGGGTTAAGACCCGTTCGATTAAGACCGTCGTCTTCCCTGAGCCAGCCGACGCAGCGACTAGAATATTATGCCCTCGCTCTTGGATCGCCTGCCACTGCGCATCATTAAAGCGGGCATTGCTTGGTTTTGGTTCAATCTGTGCTGTCATCATCTAACCCCTTTTCTTTTAAACGAGCGGCCATCTGCTCAATCACCTCTTGACTGTTGATGGTTTTATGGCGATATGCTTGGTAATGTTCCGTCCCATCAAAGCCTGTTATTACCCGGTAAGGCTGCTGCAAAGACCGTGTATATTGATTCTCATAGAATGGCCGCATCGCAATATGCCCTGCTTGAATCGCATCTCCAGCTTCTTGAATTAACATTTCGCCGTATTTTAATAATATTTGCAAGGCTTCCTGATCATAATATTTGCTGTTTTTGCTGTAGACCCCATCTTTCTTCAACTGGACGGGATACAAGTCACTTGCCTTACCCTCTTGAAGACTTGAGTCAATCGCCTGTAGGTTAGCCTCATCTACCGTCACAAAGCCTTGCAAAGCATACTGCTTACCCTGAACTAAATTCTGATTCGCATGCGTCTGAAGAACGGATAAATCCGTATCCTTGGCCCGTACGAAACCTTGGGTAATTCCTTGGTAGAA
This region of Suicoccus acidiformans genomic DNA includes:
- the addA gene encoding helicase-exonuclease AddAB subunit AddA yields the protein MTAQIEPKPSNARFNDAQWQAIQERGHNILVAASAGSGKTTVLIERVLTHIRKGYANVNELLVVTFTELAANEMKERMETRLKQAVNQAGDAEERRHYVQQLDALPEAHIRTLHSFCLQVIQRYFYLIDLDPSLQLVSDETQKTLMYQEVWADLTEKIASDEHPMLSRAAYMDLLRSYGDVRNDQTLYDMVLALYQFAQATPEPAVWLANLNHIQKNFAHFQDSDLYERSIRQPLATMLASAQRLCEQTANIIEQTSQETIERYHDVLASDQGLLEHIDHLNKANDLTGLLKQAREIKFSNWPRNRKNSEDYEWVKVAKTYRDLLKELVDGFFQKHFTYDGESVAVIEAKLSEQLEDVKLLVAAFSEALRDYKQAQGQIDYNDLEHLTLDILAPYNPETKRREASQAARYYQDLFQEVLVDEYQDINEIQGEILNWLSQEYAAGSGNLFMVGDVKQSIYRFRMAEPSLFLERYQAYQQGDGGQLINLDQNYRSRHAILQFTNYLFERLMDARFGEMPYGELESLKTGNFGIGPREGDSQVAVQLLLGQKEDLANDETGALEPFDDSLEKEAHIIAQKIQACIAEGMEVYDKAKDLYRTIEYKDIVILSSTRSPFLTVQRVFEQYQIPILSQKIENYFQRHEIQLLLALLKIIDNPMQDIPYVAILRSYFVGLTDEALSQIRIFHKDGLFYEASIQFMQATHERADYQAIQDKLKTFHEQLNHWRALAKERPLVELIWTIYEETDFLNYVAGLSNGTQRQANLHAFYERAKTFTLSRFSGLQGFIHYIEEVMEQSKDLAEPVLLEEDNSAVRLMTVHASKGLEFPVVFLMNMGKQFNLQDINQKRYIASKDYGLGTSYYDARRYLRFDSLTHQAIKQVELDKAKAEEMRKLYVALTRCEQILFMVGTIKNQTNWEEEQGRIQQMYEGDDLLIPLTERQKGMSWLDWLQGAMALANDAHPKSHADFKQEELAITFVDTAILEANLPIIDGSQTERRQAWQAQFKQQLLRQEVDQTAEVQNLAYRWQQAYPYELASRTSSYQSVSELKRMYEEPRIEKLDYYTDRRPSQTAAQEVSEADASIQSIRYTGDTFQPPKFMQEAKVQLNAAEIGTIHHFFMQALDFGLFKGVSPQDYLAILQEANERMQAEGHLTAQEGAVLNLESIVAFLESNLGQVVINRHQHLHREKAFSYLLPAAKMFERAVLPEQVEALKDNQLLVHGVIDMYFEKEDGTLLLLDYKTNRFRSGARSTRSEQLEILTEQYRFQLSLYQAALESAKQKEVSESYLVFLDFKEQIPVETIRL